From one Pseudomonas sp. B21-048 genomic stretch:
- a CDS encoding TIGR00645 family protein, protein MERFIENAMYASRWLLAPIYFGLSLGLLALALKFFQEVFHVIPNVFSMAESDLILVLLSLIDMALVGGLLVMVMISGYENFVSQLDIDDSKEKLNWLGTMDSSSLKMKVAASIVAISSIHLLRIFMDAKNVDPEHLKWYVVIHMTFVVSAFAMGYLDKLTKH, encoded by the coding sequence ATGGAACGCTTTATCGAAAATGCAATGTACGCCTCCCGCTGGTTACTGGCGCCGATCTATTTCGGTTTGTCCCTGGGCTTGTTGGCGTTGGCACTGAAATTCTTCCAGGAAGTCTTCCACGTCATCCCTAACGTGTTCTCGATGGCCGAGTCGGATCTGATTCTGGTACTGCTGTCGTTGATCGATATGGCGCTGGTGGGCGGCCTGCTGGTGATGGTGATGATCTCCGGTTACGAGAACTTCGTTTCTCAGCTGGATATCGACGACAGCAAGGAAAAGCTCAACTGGCTGGGCACCATGGATTCGTCTTCGTTGAAGATGAAGGTCGCGGCGTCCATCGTCGCGATTTCGTCCATCCACCTGCTACGGATCTTCATGGACGCCAAGAACGTCGATCCCGAGCATTTGAAGTGGTACGTGGTCATCCACATGACTTTCGTGGTGTCGGCGTTCGCGATGGGCTATCTGGACAAGCTGACCAAGCACTGA
- a CDS encoding Lon protease family protein, protein MPDPVAASLRLAPEALTRPFSAEQFSFSTTNDLEPFRGVLGQERAVEALQFGVAMPRPGYNVFVMGEPGTGRFSFVKRYLKAEGKRLQTPADWVYVNNFDEPREPRALELPSGTAGAFIGDISGLIDNLLATFPAVFEHPSYQQKKSAIDRAFNQRYDRALDVIERLALEKEVALYRDSSNIAFTPMSEGKALDEAEFAQLPEAERERFHDDISGLEERLNEELASLPQWKRESSNQLRQLNEETITLALQPLLAPLSEKYAENAGVCGYLQAMQVYLLKTVVEQLVDDSKTDAIARKMLEEQYAPSLVVGHPFSGGAPVVFEPHPTYENLFGRIEYTTDQGALYTTYRQLRPGALHRANGGFLILEAEKMLSEPFVWDALKRALQSRKLKMESPLGEMGRFATVTLTPQHIPLQVKVVIIGARQLYYTLQDLDPDFQEMFRVLVDFDEDIPMVDESLEQFAQLLKTRTSEEGMAPLTADAVARLATYSARLAEHQGRLSARIGDLFQLVSEADFIRDLAGDDMTDAGHIERALKAKATRTGRVSARILDDMLAGIILIDTNGAAVGKCNGLTVLEVGDSAFGIPARISATVYPGGSGIVDIEREVNLGQPIHSKGVMILTGYLGSRYAQEFPLAISASIALEQSYGYVDGDSASLGEACTLISALSKTPLKQCFAITGSINQFGEVQAVGGVNEKIEGFFRLCEARGLTGEQGAIIPQANVATLMLDEKVLAAVRAGQFHVYAVRQADEALSLLVGEPAGAPDENGEFPEGSVNARVVERLRVIAEMISEEDLKEAEKELAQEAMLEIKPA, encoded by the coding sequence ATGCCTGATCCTGTTGCTGCCAGCTTGCGTTTAGCGCCTGAAGCGCTGACCCGTCCGTTTTCCGCTGAACAGTTCAGCTTCTCTACCACCAATGATCTGGAACCCTTTCGCGGTGTGCTTGGCCAGGAACGCGCGGTCGAAGCCTTGCAGTTCGGCGTGGCCATGCCGCGCCCCGGTTACAACGTATTTGTCATGGGCGAGCCCGGCACTGGCCGGTTTTCGTTCGTCAAACGCTACCTCAAGGCCGAAGGCAAGCGCCTGCAGACCCCGGCGGACTGGGTCTATGTCAATAATTTTGATGAACCGCGCGAGCCTCGAGCGTTGGAGTTGCCGTCGGGCACCGCCGGCGCCTTCATAGGCGATATCAGCGGTTTGATCGACAACCTGCTGGCGACCTTTCCGGCGGTGTTCGAGCACCCGTCCTATCAGCAGAAGAAAAGCGCCATCGACCGCGCTTTCAACCAGCGTTATGACCGTGCCCTGGATGTGATCGAGCGTCTGGCGCTGGAGAAAGAGGTTGCGCTCTACCGCGACAGCAGCAACATCGCCTTCACGCCGATGAGCGAAGGCAAGGCATTGGATGAGGCTGAATTCGCCCAATTGCCTGAAGCCGAGCGTGAACGTTTTCATGACGACATTTCCGGGCTGGAAGAGCGGCTGAACGAAGAACTCGCCAGCCTGCCGCAATGGAAGCGCGAGTCGAGCAATCAACTGCGTCAGCTCAACGAAGAAACGATTACCCTGGCCTTGCAGCCATTGCTCGCGCCGCTGTCGGAAAAGTACGCGGAAAACGCAGGCGTTTGCGGTTACCTGCAAGCGATGCAGGTGTACCTGCTCAAGACGGTGGTCGAGCAACTGGTGGACGACAGCAAGACCGACGCCATCGCCCGCAAAATGCTCGAAGAGCAATACGCCCCCAGCCTGGTGGTCGGTCATCCGTTCAGCGGCGGTGCGCCAGTGGTCTTTGAGCCGCACCCGACTTACGAAAACTTGTTCGGCCGCATCGAGTACACCACCGATCAGGGCGCGCTCTACACCACGTATCGACAGTTGCGTCCGGGTGCGCTGCACCGCGCCAACGGCGGCTTCTTGATTCTTGAAGCGGAAAAAATGCTCAGCGAGCCGTTCGTGTGGGATGCGCTCAAACGCGCGCTGCAATCGCGCAAACTGAAAATGGAATCGCCGCTGGGCGAAATGGGCCGTTTCGCCACGGTGACCCTTACTCCGCAACACATTCCGTTGCAGGTCAAAGTCGTCATCATCGGCGCCCGGCAGCTCTACTACACGCTGCAAGACCTCGATCCGGACTTCCAGGAGATGTTCCGTGTCCTGGTGGATTTCGACGAAGACATCCCAATGGTCGACGAAAGCCTGGAGCAGTTCGCCCAGTTGCTCAAAACCCGTACGTCCGAGGAAGGCATGGCGCCGCTGACCGCCGATGCGGTGGCGCGTCTGGCGACTTACAGCGCGCGTCTGGCTGAGCACCAAGGGCGTTTGTCGGCGCGGATCGGCGATCTGTTCCAACTGGTCAGCGAGGCGGATTTCATTCGTGACCTGGCGGGTGACGACATGACCGATGCCGGGCACATCGAGCGTGCGCTCAAGGCCAAGGCCACCCGTACCGGGCGCGTTTCGGCGCGGATTCTCGATGACATGCTGGCGGGGATCATTCTGATCGACACCAATGGAGCAGCTGTCGGAAAGTGCAACGGGCTGACAGTGCTGGAAGTCGGCGATTCGGCCTTCGGGATACCGGCGCGGATTTCCGCCACGGTTTATCCGGGCGGCAGCGGCATCGTCGACATCGAACGCGAGGTCAACCTCGGCCAGCCGATCCACTCCAAAGGCGTGATGATCCTCACCGGGTATCTGGGCAGTCGTTATGCCCAGGAATTCCCGCTGGCAATTTCCGCGAGTATCGCCCTGGAGCAGTCCTACGGTTATGTCGACGGCGACAGCGCTTCCCTGGGTGAGGCGTGCACGCTGATCTCGGCCTTGTCGAAAACCCCGCTCAAGCAGTGCTTTGCGATTACCGGCTCGATCAACCAGTTCGGTGAAGTGCAGGCGGTGGGTGGGGTTAACGAGAAGATCGAAGGCTTCTTCCGACTTTGCGAAGCCCGTGGTCTGACGGGTGAGCAAGGGGCGATCATTCCTCAGGCCAACGTCGCCACGCTGATGCTCGACGAGAAGGTGCTGGCGGCGGTGCGGGCGGGGCAGTTCCATGTCTACGCAGTGCGCCAGGCCGACGAGGCCCTGAGCCTGTTGGTCGGCGAGCCGGCCGGTGCGCCGGATGAGAATGGCGAATTCCCTGAAGGCAGCGTCAACGCACGGGTAGTGGAACGCTTGCGAGTGATCGCGGAAATGATCAGCGAGGAAGACCTCAAGGAAGCGGAAAAGGAGTTGGCGCAGGAAGCGATGCTGGAAATCAAACCGGCTTGA
- a CDS encoding DUF3015 domain-containing protein → MKRILLGTLFTAVSINAMAQAPGGPDCGWGNMLFEGQRGTPAHFLASTTNGTSGNATFGMTSGTNGCSTNASLTYGGKSWIAMNGMMNELSEDMAKGQGEALTTYAVVLGVAPEDRAHFAAVTHQHFQQIFSKADVTADDVHTNTLAVLKSDPRLAKYATQA, encoded by the coding sequence ATGAAACGGATTCTTCTCGGTACTCTCTTCACCGCTGTATCCATCAACGCCATGGCGCAGGCGCCAGGCGGTCCGGACTGCGGTTGGGGCAACATGCTGTTTGAAGGTCAGCGTGGCACCCCGGCACACTTCCTGGCATCCACCACCAACGGCACTTCCGGTAACGCAACGTTTGGTATGACCTCCGGCACCAACGGTTGCTCGACCAATGCGTCGCTGACCTACGGCGGCAAATCCTGGATTGCCATGAATGGCATGATGAACGAGCTGTCTGAAGACATGGCCAAAGGTCAGGGCGAAGCGCTGACCACTTACGCCGTGGTACTGGGCGTGGCGCCGGAAGACCGTGCGCACTTCGCCGCTGTGACTCATCAGCACTTCCAGCAAATCTTCAGCAAAGCTGACGTGACCGCTGATGACGTGCATACCAACACCCTGGCCGTGCTGAAAAGCGACCCTCGTCTGGCCAAGTACGCCACTCAAGCTTAA
- a CDS encoding DUF4105 domain-containing protein: MLKRLAWLALCVCAPLSAAPHIDNQRLQQLANEPFWISLGHYETAKLGGWRSYVSDKKFFLAPDGNEHPDRELAATVQALYAPASAGEQHAQCVYPARTRWLKAQLELGDLPTPDCAEFKQWFKDVSPHSTVMIFPAAYLNSPSSMFGHTLLRIDQANVQSDKTSLLSYAINFGAYIEGSDNSLLYAWKGLMGGYPGLFALVPYQEKLSEYRSLENRDLWEYRLNLTQQETERMVEHVWELKQIQFDYFFFDENCSYRLLELLQVARPSLHLTEQFPLTAIPTDTVKAVKEAGLVESIEYRPSRERELLSRAEPLTFEEQEWVLKVSADQKQLQTPAFKAQPRDRQALIIDAAYRLERYRANGQERDPQRAQRSFELLRAINQNPPPELDIPQPGLPEDGHESRTWQAGLGTRGDKAFGEYGLRMAYHDLNDNAESFPLGAQIEILQMKLRQYEGNHWQLQQLDLATIRSLTPRNQLLQPLSWQVTGGLERVPGKHDDETLVSHVNGGGGGTWQLGEDMLGFALGTVRVEHNNDFAAFIAPAAGFNSGLLWKNPLGNFSLEAKGDYFTNGEVRRIVSLNQQWELSRNLGLRLSAQREFSHLASPENEVMLEVKWYHY; encoded by the coding sequence ATGCTCAAACGCCTTGCCTGGCTGGCGCTCTGTGTCTGCGCCCCGCTGTCCGCCGCGCCACACATCGACAATCAACGTTTGCAGCAACTGGCCAACGAGCCCTTCTGGATTTCCCTGGGGCATTACGAAACCGCCAAGCTCGGTGGCTGGCGCAGCTATGTCAGCGACAAGAAATTCTTTCTCGCCCCCGATGGCAACGAACACCCCGACCGCGAACTGGCGGCGACCGTGCAGGCACTGTATGCCCCGGCCAGTGCCGGCGAGCAGCATGCACAATGCGTCTATCCGGCCCGCACCCGCTGGCTCAAGGCGCAACTAGAACTGGGCGATCTGCCGACACCGGACTGTGCTGAGTTCAAGCAATGGTTCAAGGATGTTTCGCCCCACAGCACGGTGATGATTTTCCCGGCGGCCTACCTGAACAGCCCGTCGTCGATGTTCGGCCACACCTTGCTGCGCATCGATCAGGCCAATGTGCAGAGCGACAAGACCTCGCTGCTCAGTTACGCAATCAACTTCGGCGCTTACATCGAAGGTTCGGACAACAGCCTTCTGTACGCCTGGAAAGGCTTGATGGGCGGCTATCCCGGGCTGTTTGCGCTGGTGCCGTATCAGGAAAAACTCTCGGAATACCGCAGCCTCGAGAACCGCGACCTGTGGGAGTACCGCCTGAACCTGACCCAGCAGGAAACCGAGCGCATGGTCGAGCACGTCTGGGAACTCAAGCAGATCCAGTTCGACTACTTCTTCTTCGACGAAAACTGCTCCTACCGCCTGCTTGAACTGCTTCAAGTAGCGCGGCCGAGCCTACATTTGACCGAGCAGTTCCCGTTGACGGCCATCCCCACCGACACGGTCAAAGCAGTGAAAGAAGCCGGGCTGGTGGAGTCGATCGAGTATCGCCCGTCCCGTGAGCGCGAACTGCTAAGCCGTGCCGAGCCATTAACCTTTGAAGAGCAGGAGTGGGTGCTAAAAGTCAGCGCCGATCAAAAGCAATTGCAGACTCCGGCGTTCAAGGCTCAGCCTCGCGACCGACAAGCGTTGATCATCGATGCGGCTTATCGTCTGGAGCGTTATCGCGCCAACGGTCAGGAGCGTGACCCGCAACGGGCTCAACGCAGTTTCGAATTGCTGCGCGCAATCAATCAAAACCCGCCCCCGGAGCTGGACATTCCGCAACCCGGCTTGCCCGAGGACGGACACGAGTCCCGCACCTGGCAGGCCGGCCTCGGCACCCGAGGCGACAAAGCTTTCGGTGAATATGGCCTGCGCATGGCCTATCACGACCTCAATGACAACGCCGAAAGCTTCCCCCTCGGCGCACAGATCGAAATTTTGCAGATGAAGCTGCGCCAATACGAAGGCAATCACTGGCAGCTGCAGCAACTGGATCTGGCGACCATCCGCTCGCTGACGCCTCGCAATCAATTGTTGCAGCCGCTGTCGTGGCAAGTCACTGGTGGCCTTGAGCGCGTACCGGGCAAGCATGATGACGAAACCCTGGTCAGCCATGTCAACGGTGGCGGCGGCGGGACCTGGCAACTGGGTGAGGATATGCTCGGTTTCGCCTTGGGCACCGTGCGTGTCGAGCATAACAACGACTTCGCGGCCTTCATTGCCCCGGCGGCGGGCTTTAACAGCGGCTTGCTATGGAAAAACCCGCTGGGCAATTTCAGCCTGGAAGCCAAGGGCGATTACTTCACCAATGGCGAGGTGCGCCGTATTGTGAGCCTGAATCAACAATGGGAATTGTCGCGCAACCTCGGTTTGCGCCTGAGCGCCCAGCGCGAATTCAGCCACCTGGCTTCGCCCGAAAACGAAGTGATGCTTGAGGTGAAGTGGTATCACTATTGA
- a CDS encoding GreA/GreB family elongation factor, whose translation MSRAFVNEDNAAEQADLPVERQVSAQPNYVTPAGLAQLQAKVAELQTLLDQESAKGELADKQRQADLDRDWRYFKHRLQSAQVVAPASSANKVQIGNWVTFADEHDHQQRVQLVGEDQANAAHGLINWSSPLGRALLGAQVGDEVLWKRPAGDLVIEVLTIEIG comes from the coding sequence ATGAGCCGTGCCTTCGTCAATGAAGATAACGCTGCCGAGCAAGCCGATCTGCCAGTCGAACGGCAGGTCAGCGCGCAGCCCAATTACGTCACGCCCGCCGGTCTGGCGCAGCTTCAGGCGAAAGTCGCCGAGCTGCAAACGCTGCTTGATCAGGAAAGCGCCAAAGGCGAACTGGCGGATAAGCAGCGCCAGGCCGACCTCGATCGCGACTGGCGCTACTTCAAGCATCGCCTGCAAAGCGCCCAAGTGGTCGCACCGGCCTCCTCGGCCAATAAAGTGCAGATTGGCAATTGGGTGACGTTTGCCGACGAACACGATCATCAGCAACGCGTGCAATTGGTCGGAGAAGACCAGGCGAATGCCGCCCATGGCTTGATCAATTGGAGCTCGCCGCTGGGGAGGGCGTTGCTCGGGGCGCAGGTGGGCGATGAAGTGTTGTGGAAACGACCGGCGGGGGATTTGGTGATTGAGGTGTTGACCATAGAAATCGGGTGA
- the ettA gene encoding energy-dependent translational throttle protein EttA: MAQYVFTMHRLGKVVPPKREILKNISLSFFPGAKIGVLGLNGSGKSTLLKIMAGVDTEFDGEARPMPDLNIGYLPQEPILDPTKTVREVVEEAVSVIKDAQARLDEVYAAYAEPDADFDKLAAEQAKLEAILQASDGHNLDRQLEVAADALRLPAWDAKVEFLSGGEKRRVALCRLLLSAPDMLLLDEPTNHLDADSVAWLEHFLHDFPGTVVAITHDRYFLDNVAGWILELDRGAGIPYEGNYSGWLEAKSDRLAAESKQQSAHEKAMKEELEWVRKGAKARQSKSKARLQRFEEMQSQEFQKRSETNEIYIPAGPRLGDKVIEFKNVSKGYGDRVLIDNLSFSMPKGAIVGVIGGNGAGKSTLFRMLMGKETPDSGSIEVGETVQLACVDQSREDLDGSKTVFQQVSDGSDQIRIGNYEIPSRTYVGRFNFKGGDQQKFVKDLSGGERGRLHLALTLKEGGNVLLLDEPSNDLDVETLRSLEEALLDFPGAAIVISHDRWFLDRVATHILAYEDDSQAVFFEGNYTEYEADRKKRLGEAASQPHRVRHKKLA, encoded by the coding sequence ATGGCTCAATACGTCTTCACCATGCATCGGCTGGGCAAAGTTGTTCCGCCGAAGCGGGAAATCCTGAAAAACATTTCGCTGTCGTTCTTCCCTGGCGCCAAGATCGGCGTACTCGGTCTCAACGGTTCGGGTAAATCCACGCTGCTGAAAATCATGGCTGGCGTCGATACCGAGTTCGACGGTGAAGCCCGTCCGATGCCGGACCTGAACATTGGCTACCTGCCGCAAGAACCGATCCTGGACCCGACCAAAACCGTTCGTGAAGTGGTCGAGGAAGCAGTCAGCGTAATCAAGGACGCTCAGGCGCGCCTGGACGAGGTTTACGCGGCCTACGCTGAACCGGATGCCGACTTCGACAAGCTGGCCGCCGAACAGGCCAAGCTTGAAGCCATCCTGCAAGCCAGCGATGGTCACAACCTGGATCGCCAACTGGAAGTCGCCGCCGATGCGCTGCGTCTACCCGCGTGGGATGCCAAGGTCGAATTCCTGTCCGGTGGTGAAAAGCGTCGTGTGGCCCTGTGCCGCCTGCTGCTGTCCGCGCCAGACATGTTGCTGCTCGACGAACCGACCAACCACCTGGACGCCGATTCCGTCGCCTGGCTGGAGCACTTCCTGCACGATTTTCCGGGCACCGTGGTTGCGATCACGCACGACCGTTACTTCCTGGACAACGTCGCCGGCTGGATCCTCGAGCTCGACCGCGGCGCCGGTATCCCGTACGAGGGCAACTATTCGGGTTGGCTCGAAGCCAAGTCCGATCGTCTGGCGGCCGAATCCAAGCAGCAGTCGGCCCACGAAAAGGCCATGAAGGAAGAACTGGAGTGGGTGCGCAAAGGCGCCAAGGCCCGCCAGTCCAAATCCAAGGCTCGTCTGCAACGCTTCGAAGAAATGCAATCGCAGGAATTCCAGAAGCGCAGCGAAACCAACGAGATCTACATCCCGGCCGGTCCGCGCCTGGGCGATAAGGTCATCGAGTTCAAGAACGTCAGCAAGGGCTACGGCGATCGCGTGTTGATCGACAACCTGTCGTTCTCCATGCCTAAAGGCGCCATCGTTGGCGTGATCGGCGGTAACGGTGCCGGTAAGTCGACCCTGTTCCGCATGCTGATGGGCAAGGAAACACCGGATTCGGGCAGCATCGAAGTTGGCGAAACCGTGCAACTTGCGTGCGTCGATCAGAGCCGTGAAGACCTGGATGGCAGCAAGACTGTGTTCCAGCAGGTCTCCGACGGTTCCGACCAGATTCGCATCGGCAACTACGAGATCCCGTCGCGCACCTACGTGGGGCGCTTCAACTTCAAGGGCGGCGATCAGCAGAAGTTCGTCAAGGACCTGTCCGGTGGTGAGCGTGGTCGCTTGCACCTGGCCCTGACCCTGAAAGAGGGCGGCAACGTCCTGCTGCTCGACGAACCGTCCAACGACCTCGACGTTGAAACCCTGCGTTCCCTGGAAGAAGCCTTGCTGGACTTCCCGGGCGCCGCCATTGTGATCTCTCACGATCGGTGGTTCCTTGACCGCGTCGCGACTCACATCCTGGCGTACGAAGACGACTCGCAAGCGGTGTTCTTCGAAGGTAACTACACCGAGTACGAAGCCGATCGCAAGAAACGCCTCGGCGAAGCGGCTTCCCAGCCACACCGCGTACGGCACAAGAAACTGGCCTGA